The nucleotide window taaaaAGCGTATCCTTCAAGGCGCCATGACATGATGAGATACCCAAAACGACAACCATTATCAGCTTTCCATAGAAAAACTACACCAACTTTAATCATGATTAAGGGCGGCTAGCTAGCTTGCTGTCCAGGTGGATGCAGATGAAATAGACTCTCGAATGATCTCTACATTATTCCAACGTCCTTCCAAAGGATTcaaattctatttaattatcTAGATTGAAAAGACAATCTAGGTTTTGTCTTCGTGCCTAACTACATATAATAATAGATCTAATAAGATCTATTAACCCTGCCAATCACTGTTTATAGGCTCGTGATTTTTCCACTTCTCCAATTACAAACCTTTTTCCTTTTGCAGTAGGAAGAACTTTACATATGTCATCacacagagagggagagggagagagagagagagagaggggagagagagaggatagcTAGCTGCAGGTTTATTACCCAATAAAGGAAGGAATCAAGCCCACATTATGATCTGCAAATTATATAGCAATATAGATCACcttatccctaaaaatataaaataattaatagtgcAAGTAGTactgtttaaatttaaaatgatcCAAATGAttaatttctcattaattaGACAAAGAAAGACATatccatttatatataatcattgcAAAGTGTATTTATATTACATTGAGTCTTAAAGAACACATCTATATAAATCCGGTAGCTATTAGAACAATTTTTCGAGCATAACCATCCATTACTTCTCCCAATATTTCACTACTTACTACTTAAAGCAATTTCAGGGGAATAGCCATCAGTACTCCAGAAATATACTGAGAAAACAACCTCAAACTTGCGAAAAATGGATACCCCAGACCAAAGAAACATTAAACCACCTCTTTTAGTAcgggaaagagaaaaatatataggagAAGAAAGATATACCCATTTGAATGATCTTTATATTTGCTGATTTCCGCCACTAGTTGTTGGCGTTCGGAGTAGCAGCCAACTTTGGCTTAGGCCTTTTACGCTTCTTGTCATAGCTGACCCCTCTTGCTTTGGCCTGAAAATCGCGAACCTCACGCAAATACAGCCTCACAGCTCTCGCACCAAAGGGGTTTCCTTCTGGCTTCCCGCCATGCTCTTCATAGGCGGCTCGGAGGCGGCCGATGAGGGCGTCGAGGCTGCCCCAGGCTTGGCGAAGAGGGCACGGACAGGGAGAAGGTGGGTTTGGGAGGCCAAAAAAGGGGCAAGTTTGGTTGTGGACCTTGGTCTTCCCAAATTGGTCGAGGTAACGGAGGAATTCAAGAACATGTGCACCACTGCACATGGGGAGTGAGAGTGGAGGTTTGTGGTTCCTTAGGTATTGGCAGAAGGTGTTCCAGTCTCGCCGCTTCTGGTTCTCATAGCGGCTTGGAGTTGTaacagcagcagcagaagcAGTAGTAGTTGTAGTAGAAGATGGAGACGATATTATGGCTGCAGATGGAGTGGTCGGAGTGGTACCGATGTTCAATATGGGTGAATCATAGATGGGATTGTTTGGTTGTGATACTAAATCCATGGCAAACaaagggttttggttttgggtttggtttgcgttttttcttttccctggATCTTGGAGGGCTGAGAGACTGTGGTTGATGTTTGGGGTTAAGTCTGTTTGATCCTTCACTGCTTCTATTTTAGGGTTTTCATTTGGAACTTTAGAGAAGTCAACAAAGggaatgaagagagagagggagagtatGCCCTCCTTGCAGCTGGGAAGGACTCTCTTCTGTTGTAGTTTGGGATAAGGAAGATTACGATCCGAAACAAGTAAATGCCTGATTTTGCATGGCTCCGTAGAGAGAAGAAAGTGGGGTTGGGGTGAGGGTTTTGTTGGTGTGGAAGATGATGAAAtgtaagagaaagagagaatctCTTCCTCGATCTTTTTACCTCGATCTCTTTTATTCAAGCAGGAAAGAGTCCGCAAAAATCTGGAATGATTGCAGGTATTGGGTGCGGATGATACCTGGGAAAAAAGAGTTGAGTAAGCGGATCATCgggttttttcatttcattccagGAAAAGGGAAAGCAACTGAGAGTTTAACACTGagacagggagagagagaaagagaggagagagagaaagagaggagaaagagagTGAAGTTGTCTCAGAGTCTGAAAGGGTCAAGACTCAAGACTCAAAAGAGGGGCTTTCAGTCTGTGAAAAAGGAAGGGGTTGAAATAAGCAGTAGTGTAGATAACATGAGAGTGTTTTGTATAATGGGACAACATTGGCAGTGAATAGAAAGATGACGGTGACCAAAGGAAAGACAGACATGTCGTTTCCATCACGCATTTGTAAGCGCGTGCTTTACACACACACATTCCTTACTTGCATGTTACCGTTTCTTCACCAATCATGCATCT belongs to Juglans regia cultivar Chandler chromosome 8, Walnut 2.0, whole genome shotgun sequence and includes:
- the LOC108991123 gene encoding protein LIGHT-DEPENDENT SHORT HYPOCOTYLS 1-like — translated: MDLVSQPNNPIYDSPILNIGTTPTTPSAAIISSPSSTTTTTASAAAVTTPSRYENQKRRDWNTFCQYLRNHKPPLSLPMCSGAHVLEFLRYLDQFGKTKVHNQTCPFFGLPNPPSPCPCPLRQAWGSLDALIGRLRAAYEEHGGKPEGNPFGARAVRLYLREVRDFQAKARGVSYDKKRKRPKPKLAATPNANN